A genome region from Dolichospermum compactum NIES-806 includes the following:
- the glgB gene encoding 1,4-alpha-glucan branching enzyme, with amino-acid sequence MSTTTVAPEQVNRIVGNQHHDPFEILGSHLIEQNGKTVWAVRAYLPNASAAYVVVPEERKEYPMETVHNPHFFECTIETPELKNYQLRIKEGEHERVVNDPYAFRSAHLTEFDLHLFSEGNHHRIYEKLGAHTTEVDGVKGVYFAVWAPNARNVSLLGDFNLWDGRKHQMRKGHTGVWELFIPEIGVGEHYKYEIKNFEGHIYEKSDPYGFQQEPRPKTASIVTDLNSYTWNDEDWMEKRRHSDPLSQPISVYEVHLGSWLHAASAEPPKLPNGETEPVVVVSELKPGARFLTYRELADKLIPYVKKLGYTHLELLPIAEHPFDGSWGYQVTGYYAPTSRFGTPEDFMYFVDECHKNGIGVIVDWVPGHFPKDGHGLAFFDGSHLYEHSDARKGEHKEWGTLVFNYNRHEVRNFLVANALFWFDKYHIDGIRVDAVASMLYLDYCRKAGEWLTNEYGGRENLEAADFLRQVNSLLFGYYPGVLSIAEESTSWPMVSWPTYTGGLGFNLKWNMGWMHDMLDYFSMDPWFRQFHQNNITFSMWYNHSENFMLALSHDEIVHGKSNMIGKMPGDEWQKLANIRCLFTYMFAHPGKKTMFMSMEFGQWSEWNAWADLEWHLLQYEPHRQLKDFFQSLNHFYRSQPALYTQDFDQAGFEWIDCTDNRHSVVSFVRRDKNSDEFIIVVCNFTPQPHSHYRIGVPEKGFYTELFNSDARQYGGSNMGNLGGKWTDDWSLHNRPYSLDLCLPPLGVLMLKLDKQKSAQVME; translated from the coding sequence ATGTCCACAACCACAGTCGCCCCCGAACAGGTTAATCGCATTGTTGGGAATCAACATCACGATCCCTTTGAAATTCTGGGTTCTCATCTCATAGAGCAAAATGGTAAAACTGTATGGGCTGTGCGAGCCTACCTCCCAAATGCCAGTGCTGCTTATGTAGTAGTTCCAGAGGAACGGAAAGAATACCCAATGGAAACAGTGCATAATCCGCACTTTTTTGAATGCACCATTGAAACCCCAGAACTGAAAAATTATCAGTTACGCATTAAAGAAGGGGAACATGAGCGGGTAGTTAATGATCCCTACGCTTTCCGTTCTGCCCACTTAACAGAATTTGATCTACATTTATTTAGTGAAGGCAACCATCACCGCATTTACGAAAAATTAGGAGCGCACACCACAGAAGTAGATGGTGTCAAAGGGGTTTATTTTGCCGTTTGGGCCCCCAATGCCCGCAACGTTTCCTTGTTAGGAGATTTTAACCTGTGGGATGGACGCAAACACCAGATGCGGAAAGGACACACAGGCGTTTGGGAACTATTTATTCCCGAAATCGGTGTAGGAGAACATTACAAATATGAAATCAAAAATTTTGAAGGACATATTTACGAAAAATCTGATCCCTACGGTTTCCAACAAGAACCCCGGCCAAAAACAGCATCTATTGTCACCGACTTAAATTCCTACACCTGGAATGACGAAGACTGGATGGAAAAGCGGCGACATAGTGACCCCTTGAGTCAACCCATTTCTGTGTATGAAGTACATTTAGGTTCTTGGTTACACGCCGCTAGTGCTGAACCTCCCAAATTACCCAATGGAGAAACCGAACCTGTAGTTGTCGTTTCCGAACTCAAACCCGGTGCGCGGTTTCTGACTTATCGGGAACTAGCTGATAAACTCATTCCCTATGTCAAGAAATTAGGATATACCCATTTAGAACTGTTACCCATTGCCGAACATCCCTTTGATGGTTCTTGGGGTTATCAAGTGACTGGTTACTATGCTCCTACATCCCGGTTTGGTACACCCGAAGACTTCATGTACTTTGTGGACGAATGCCATAAAAATGGTATTGGTGTCATTGTAGATTGGGTTCCCGGTCACTTCCCCAAAGATGGTCATGGTTTAGCCTTCTTTGATGGTAGTCACTTGTATGAACATTCTGATGCTCGCAAAGGTGAACATAAAGAATGGGGGACTTTAGTATTTAACTACAATCGCCATGAAGTCCGTAATTTCTTGGTAGCTAATGCCCTATTCTGGTTCGATAAATACCACATTGACGGAATTCGTGTTGATGCGGTCGCTTCCATGCTCTACCTTGATTATTGCCGCAAAGCCGGAGAATGGTTGACTAACGAATACGGTGGTCGAGAAAATTTAGAAGCGGCAGATTTTCTACGTCAAGTTAATAGCTTGTTGTTTGGTTATTATCCTGGTGTGCTTTCCATTGCGGAGGAGTCCACATCTTGGCCAATGGTATCTTGGCCTACCTATACGGGCGGATTGGGCTTTAACTTAAAGTGGAATATGGGCTGGATGCACGATATGCTGGATTACTTCAGCATGGATCCCTGGTTTCGCCAGTTCCATCAAAACAATATTACTTTTAGTATGTGGTATAACCACAGCGAGAACTTCATGTTAGCTCTGTCCCACGATGAAATCGTCCATGGTAAGAGTAATATGATTGGTAAAATGCCCGGTGATGAATGGCAGAAGTTAGCTAATATCCGCTGTTTGTTTACTTATATGTTCGCTCATCCTGGCAAGAAAACCATGTTTATGAGCATGGAATTTGGCCAGTGGAGTGAGTGGAATGCTTGGGCTGATTTGGAGTGGCATCTATTACAGTATGAACCACACCGACAGTTAAAGGATTTTTTCCAGTCTCTTAACCATTTTTACCGTTCTCAACCAGCTTTATATACTCAAGATTTTGATCAAGCTGGGTTTGAGTGGATTGATTGTACTGATAACCGTCATAGTGTAGTTTCTTTTGTCCGTCGTGATAAAAACTCTGATGAGTTTATTATCGTGGTTTGTAACTTTACACCTCAACCCCATTCTCATTACCGGATTGGTGTGCCTGAAAAAGGCTTTTATACTGAGTTGTTTAATAGTGATGCTCGTCAGTATGGCGGTAGTAATATGGGCAATTTAGGTGGTAAGTGGACTGATGATTGGTCTTTGCATAATCGTCCTTATTCCTTAGATTTGTGTTTACCTCCTTTGGGTGTGTTGATGCTCAAGTTGGATAAACAGAAATCCGCACAGGTGATGGAATAA
- a CDS encoding glutathione S-transferase, which produces MLLLQFSTSHYCRKARLALGYKGISYQTENLTPGMHILRVKPLTGLTTLPVLLPQIVGQPQAIGDSTEIFKFLETYQPEPSLFLPNSEQQTQAAMLEDWLDESIGTATRFVYYQFRAGEGKVIDPSLFSQMVIKVVRQQYGINDTTVELAKKRLANALLVLSMYWQKDDYLVGSRLSIADIAAAALLSPLALIPDYRQAYPQIFERIINIHQLCGEPLPPGLEDVGAQGLRPIRS; this is translated from the coding sequence ATGCTGTTACTGCAATTTAGTACATCTCATTATTGTCGCAAAGCCAGATTGGCATTGGGTTATAAAGGAATTAGTTATCAAACCGAAAATCTCACTCCAGGTATGCACATCTTGAGGGTAAAGCCCTTAACTGGATTGACAACATTACCTGTGCTGTTACCCCAAATTGTCGGACAACCCCAAGCTATTGGCGACTCTACGGAAATTTTTAAATTTTTAGAAACCTATCAACCCGAACCTAGTTTGTTTCTACCCAATTCAGAACAGCAAACTCAAGCTGCGATGTTAGAAGATTGGTTAGATGAAAGTATAGGCACAGCTACTAGATTTGTATATTATCAATTTCGCGCTGGTGAAGGTAAGGTAATTGACCCATCACTATTTAGTCAAATGGTGATTAAAGTAGTCAGACAACAATATGGTATTAATGATACTACCGTTGAATTAGCTAAAAAAAGACTCGCTAATGCTTTGTTAGTATTGTCTATGTATTGGCAAAAAGATGATTATTTAGTGGGTAGCCGTTTGAGTATAGCTGATATTGCAGCAGCTGCTTTATTGAGTCCTTTAGCACTAATCCCCGATTATCGTCAGGCATATCCACAGATTTTTGAACGAATTATCAATATCCACCAATTATGTGGTGAACCATTGCCACCAGGACTTGAGGATGTAGGGGCGCAGGGTCTGCGCCCAATCAGGAGTTAA